In the genome of Tannockella kyphosi, one region contains:
- a CDS encoding peptidase U32 family protein: MKNIELLAPAGSYEAFIAAIQNGANAVYLGGNDFSARAFATNFTNEEIVDAVRYAHLRNAKVFVTVNTLYQDDQFLKLYEYITFLYNNQVDALIIQDIGLLHMVKECFPDLEVHMSTQASIYNKETAQYYEKLGVDRIVLARENTIEEINEICTSTNLDVEVFVHGALCMGYSGQCLFSSFLTDRSGNKGSCSQPCRLPYRLTLNDKDISLKNTFLLSPKDLCTIEHVDKLIESGIHSFKIEGRMKRPEYVATIVKQYRLAIDTYLKRKSLDQTEMMIHKMKTMFNRGFTNGHIFSETDLLSGQFSGNKGLEIGKITGYSHKNKLLSIKLSQEIHQNDRILFHSKDLPRTITKLYYQGRLVNSGKPDQIVQIEMNQNIPIDEVVYRIYDIHEIKQANQSYQIETIKIPITMKFTVEDQYPVLCAEYSGIVVSYTSQSKIEKAIKTELSIDRIESQLKKLGNTIYTLKNVFIDFPTGYTFSIKELNEMRRIIIEKLSLKRLEVYPRKSKNDFMIVSKQKYQTDFQYVLKVTSLSQLKTVVNYSVEEIYCSMEEDINQAFTCFEEHNKKICFYTDFLTTSKTILNFINSGHIHKVHKVMVSDIRAYQLLKEHVTCVLDSNHNIYNSYALKHFNQNDVVLSKECSDIQIKNLNYSQSVYMYVYGFMEVMTLKHCVISNHYYQKKVVGCNACLKGQYSISDGKKTFKIKVDSSCNNHIYHYQPIYKKNIKELGVNYGILDFTFESDEEIINVLNEFSIY, translated from the coding sequence ATGAAAAATATAGAATTATTAGCTCCAGCAGGTAGTTATGAAGCATTTATTGCAGCTATCCAAAATGGAGCTAATGCTGTTTATTTAGGTGGAAATGATTTTAGTGCCCGAGCATTTGCTACTAACTTTACAAATGAAGAAATTGTAGATGCTGTTCGATATGCCCATCTAAGAAATGCAAAAGTATTTGTAACAGTAAATACTTTATACCAAGATGATCAATTTTTAAAATTATATGAATATATTACTTTTTTGTATAACAATCAAGTAGATGCCCTTATCATTCAAGATATTGGACTATTGCATATGGTAAAAGAATGTTTTCCTGATTTAGAGGTTCATATGTCAACCCAAGCAAGTATTTATAATAAAGAAACAGCCCAATATTATGAAAAGTTAGGTGTTGATCGAATTGTTTTGGCAAGAGAAAATACGATAGAAGAAATTAATGAAATATGTACTTCAACAAATTTAGATGTTGAGGTTTTTGTTCATGGTGCTCTTTGCATGGGGTACTCTGGACAATGTTTGTTTAGTAGCTTTTTAACTGATCGAAGTGGTAATAAAGGATCATGTTCACAACCTTGTCGATTACCATATCGACTTACTCTAAATGATAAGGATATTAGTTTAAAAAATACATTTTTATTATCTCCAAAAGATTTATGTACTATTGAACATGTAGATAAACTAATAGAGTCCGGAATTCATTCATTTAAAATAGAAGGAAGAATGAAAAGACCGGAATATGTAGCAACAATTGTTAAACAATATCGTTTAGCTATCGATACTTATTTAAAAAGAAAATCACTTGATCAAACAGAAATGATGATACATAAAATGAAGACAATGTTTAATCGTGGATTTACTAACGGACATATTTTTAGTGAGACCGATTTATTATCAGGACAATTTTCTGGTAATAAAGGTTTAGAAATAGGAAAAATAACAGGCTATTCACATAAGAACAAACTTCTTTCTATTAAACTATCACAAGAAATACATCAAAATGATCGTATTCTTTTTCATAGTAAAGATCTCCCTAGGACAATAACAAAGTTATATTATCAAGGTCGTTTAGTTAATAGTGGCAAACCAGATCAAATAGTTCAAATAGAAATGAATCAAAATATTCCAATCGATGAAGTTGTGTATCGTATTTATGATATTCATGAAATTAAACAAGCAAATCAATCGTATCAAATAGAAACTATTAAAATACCTATCACCATGAAATTCACTGTTGAAGATCAGTATCCTGTTTTATGTGCTGAATATAGTGGCATTGTTGTATCTTACACATCACAATCGAAAATAGAAAAAGCAATAAAAACGGAACTTTCTATAGACCGTATTGAATCACAATTAAAAAAATTAGGTAATACAATATATACTTTAAAAAATGTATTTATTGATTTCCCTACGGGTTACACTTTTTCTATTAAAGAATTAAATGAAATGAGAAGAATTATTATTGAAAAACTATCTCTAAAGAGATTAGAAGTATATCCTCGTAAGTCTAAAAATGATTTCATGATTGTCTCTAAACAAAAATATCAAACTGATTTTCAGTATGTACTAAAAGTCACTTCTCTTAGTCAATTAAAAACAGTAGTTAATTATAGTGTAGAAGAAATCTATTGTTCAATGGAAGAAGATATAAACCAAGCTTTTACATGTTTTGAAGAACATAATAAAAAGATATGTTTCTATACTGATTTTTTAACAACAAGCAAAACAATATTAAATTTCATAAACAGTGGACACATCCATAAAGTCCACAAAGTAATGGTAAGTGATATAAGAGCATATCAACTTTTAAAAGAGCATGTGACATGTGTATTGGACAGTAATCACAATATTTATAACTCTTATGCCTTAAAACACTTTAATCAAAATGATGTCGTTCTATCAAAAGAATGTAGTGATATACAAATTAAAAATTTGAACTATAGCCAATCAGTATATATGTATGTATATGGTTTTATGGAAGTAATGACATTAAAACACTGTGTTATTAGTAATCATTATTATCAAAAAAAGGTAGTCGGATGTAATGCTTGTTTGAAAGGTCAATATAGTATTAGTGATGGTAAAAAAACTTTTAAAATAAAAGTGGATTCATCATGTAATAATCATATCTATCATTATCAACCAATATATAAAAAGAATATAAAAGAACTAGGTGTAAACTATGGTATCTTAGATTTTACTTTTGAAAGTGATGAAGAAATAATAAATGTATTAAATGAGTTTTCTATTTATTAG
- a CDS encoding PTS sugar transporter subunit IIB, translating into MKNILLVCSAGMSTSLLVTKMEGAAKEAGIECKIFALPFSDAPRVLEEVDCILLGPQVRFQKAAIEKLAEGRKGGAIPVDVIDMRDYGTMNGKAVFEAALKLLGE; encoded by the coding sequence ATGAAAAATATTTTATTAGTTTGTTCGGCTGGTATGTCAACAAGTTTATTAGTAACAAAAATGGAAGGTGCAGCTAAAGAAGCTGGAATCGAATGTAAAATTTTTGCATTACCATTCTCAGATGCACCAAGAGTATTAGAAGAAGTAGACTGTATCTTATTAGGACCACAAGTTAGATTCCAAAAAGCTGCAATTGAAAAATTAGCTGAAGGACGTAAAGGTGGAGCAATTCCTGTTGATGTAATCGATATGAGAGATTATGGAACAATGAATGGTAAAGCTGTATTTGAAGCTGCTTTAAAATTATTAGGAGAATAA
- a CDS encoding PFL family protein → MINIFEVNETNKMIEQENLDVRTITLGISLLSCMDGDVDVVCQNIYNKITTYAKDLVSTGNDIEKKYGIPIVNKRISVTPIGFVGASCCKTTDDFVKIAKVLDRCAKETGVNFIGGYSAIVSKGMTPAEELLIRSIPEAMKVTNNVCSSVNVGSSKTGINMDAVKLMGEIIKQTAQYTKDNDSIGCAKLVVLCNAPDDNPFMAGAFHGVSEADCIINVGVSGPGVVKNAIATAKGKDFGELCEIIKKTAFKITRVGQLVAYEASKALDIPFGIIDLSLAPTPAVGDSIADCLEGMGLESVGAPGTTAALAILNDHVKKGGVMASSRVGGLSGAFIPVSEDQGMIDAVNRGALTLEKLEAMTCVCSVGLDMIAIPGNTSNTILSGIIADEMAIGMINQKTTAVRIIPVIGKDVGEIVEFGGLLGYAPIMPVNKFECAEFINRGGSIPAPIHSFKN, encoded by the coding sequence ATGATTAATATTTTTGAGGTTAATGAAACAAATAAAATGATTGAACAAGAGAATTTAGATGTTCGTACAATTACGTTAGGAATTAGTTTGTTAAGCTGTATGGATGGTGATGTGGATGTAGTATGCCAAAACATTTACAATAAAATTACTACGTACGCTAAAGATCTTGTTTCAACAGGGAATGATATTGAAAAGAAATATGGAATTCCTATTGTTAATAAAAGAATTTCAGTTACACCAATTGGTTTTGTGGGAGCAAGTTGTTGTAAAACAACAGATGATTTTGTTAAAATAGCAAAAGTGTTAGATCGTTGTGCAAAAGAAACCGGAGTTAATTTTATCGGTGGGTATAGTGCAATTGTAAGTAAAGGAATGACACCTGCTGAAGAGTTACTAATCCGTTCTATACCAGAAGCAATGAAAGTAACAAATAATGTATGTAGCTCAGTAAATGTTGGTTCTTCAAAAACAGGAATAAACATGGACGCTGTTAAGTTAATGGGAGAAATTATTAAACAAACAGCCCAATATACAAAAGATAATGATTCTATTGGTTGTGCTAAGTTGGTTGTTTTATGTAATGCACCTGATGATAATCCTTTTATGGCTGGAGCATTCCATGGTGTTAGTGAAGCTGATTGCATTATCAATGTTGGAGTTAGTGGTCCTGGGGTAGTAAAGAACGCTATTGCTACTGCAAAAGGAAAAGATTTTGGTGAGTTATGTGAAATTATTAAAAAAACAGCTTTTAAAATAACACGTGTTGGACAATTAGTTGCTTATGAAGCATCGAAAGCTTTAGATATTCCTTTTGGAATTATTGATTTATCTTTAGCACCTACACCTGCTGTTGGGGATAGTATTGCTGATTGTTTAGAAGGAATGGGATTAGAAAGCGTTGGTGCACCTGGAACAACTGCTGCTCTTGCGATTTTAAATGATCATGTTAAAAAAGGTGGCGTAATGGCAAGTAGTCGTGTAGGGGGTCTTTCTGGGGCATTTATTCCTGTTAGTGAAGATCAAGGGATGATTGATGCTGTAAATAGAGGCGCTTTAACATTAGAAAAATTAGAGGCAATGACATGCGTGTGTTCTGTGGGATTAGATATGATTGCTATTCCTGGTAATACAAGCAATACAATTTTATCAGGGATTATCGCAGATGAAATGGCAATTGGGATGATAAATCAAAAAACTACAGCAGTTCGTATTATTCCTGTTATCGGAAAAGATGTTGGTGAAATAGTGGAATTTGGTGGTTTATTAGGTTATGCACCAATTATGCCAGTAAATAAATTTGAATGTGCTGAATTTATTAATCGTGGTGGTAGTATACCAGCACCAATTCATAGCTTTAAAAACTAA
- a CDS encoding ACT domain-containing protein: MEKGIITVVGADQVGIIAGVCTFLAKHEVNILDISQTIIEGYFNMMMVVDINNIKDDFGSVSKEMEEYGDELGVIIKLQHENIFHQMHRV; encoded by the coding sequence ATGGAAAAAGGAATTATTACAGTTGTTGGTGCTGACCAAGTAGGTATTATTGCCGGAGTTTGTACTTTCTTAGCAAAACATGAGGTTAATATTTTGGATATTTCTCAAACAATCATAGAGGGTTATTTTAATATGATGATGGTTGTGGATATAAATAACATTAAGGATGATTTTGGAAGTGTTAGTAAAGAAATGGAAGAGTATGGAGATGAATTAGGGGTTATTATTAAATTACAACATGAAAATATCTTTCATCAGATGCATCGTGTGTAG
- the yhbY gene encoding ribosome assembly RNA-binding protein YhbY, which translates to MLTGKQKRYLRAQAHNLNAIFQIGKEGVHQNQIKGIMTALENKELIKIKILESCAQSKNEVALEISMQTKADVVQILGRTIVLYKPSPEKIIKLP; encoded by the coding sequence ATGTTAACAGGAAAACAAAAAAGATATTTAAGAGCTCAAGCTCATAATTTAAATGCTATTTTCCAAATTGGAAAAGAAGGGGTGCATCAAAATCAAATCAAAGGAATTATGACAGCCCTAGAAAACAAAGAACTAATTAAAATTAAAATTTTAGAATCATGTGCACAGTCTAAAAATGAAGTAGCCTTAGAAATAAGTATGCAAACAAAAGCAGATGTAGTTCAAATTTTAGGAAGAACCATTGTTTTATACAAACCAAGTCCAGAGAAAATTATTAAATTACCTTAA
- the yqeH gene encoding ribosome biogenesis GTPase YqeH, which yields MTQELKCFGCGAIIQSENENKIGFVPKNATNNEHVLCRRCFRMKNYHELQQTSLTSDDFLNILQTIGQQDCLVVYLIDVFDFNGSLIQGLTRHVNNNDILVIGNKRDILPKSLKDRKIEHWIRRQLKEHNVKPVDVLLTSGIKNYNLDALMESIHTYRKNRNVYVVGVTNVGKSSMINALLTHYTKDNTHLITTSEFPGTTLDLIEIPLDETTSLYDSPGIINVHQMAHLVKPEHLKTIVPKTELRPKGFQLSSQQTLYFGGLARMDFVKGDKSSFTCYFPRHLNISRCKLENADKSYLTNHMLEPKIEEIETTVQMESHDFTLGKHKSDIVISGLGFISVESNNAKITIKAPKGVGVFLREALI from the coding sequence ATGACTCAAGAATTAAAATGTTTTGGATGTGGTGCAATCATTCAAAGTGAAAATGAAAATAAGATAGGATTTGTACCAAAAAACGCAACTAACAATGAACATGTTTTATGTCGTCGTTGTTTTCGAATGAAAAACTATCATGAGCTTCAACAAACATCTTTAACTAGTGATGACTTTTTAAATATATTACAAACAATTGGTCAACAAGATTGTTTAGTTGTTTATTTAATTGATGTATTTGATTTTAATGGAAGTTTAATTCAAGGCTTAACACGACATGTTAATAATAATGATATATTAGTTATTGGTAATAAAAGAGATATTCTACCTAAATCTTTAAAAGATAGAAAAATTGAACATTGGATTCGTCGTCAATTAAAAGAACATAATGTTAAACCGGTAGATGTTTTATTAACAAGTGGTATAAAAAATTATAATTTAGATGCACTTATGGAAAGTATTCATACTTATCGTAAAAATAGGAATGTCTATGTAGTAGGTGTCACAAATGTTGGAAAATCATCAATGATTAATGCACTATTAACACACTATACCAAAGATAATACACATTTAATTACAACTAGTGAATTCCCAGGGACAACCCTTGATTTAATTGAAATACCATTAGATGAAACAACTTCCTTATATGATTCACCGGGTATTATTAATGTTCATCAAATGGCTCATTTAGTAAAGCCAGAGCATTTGAAAACGATTGTTCCTAAAACAGAACTTAGACCAAAAGGGTTTCAGCTATCTAGTCAACAAACTTTATACTTTGGAGGACTTGCGAGAATGGACTTTGTAAAAGGAGATAAATCTTCATTTACTTGTTATTTTCCACGACATTTAAATATAAGTCGTTGTAAACTAGAAAATGCGGATAAATCATATTTAACAAATCATATGTTAGAACCTAAAATTGAAGAAATTGAAACAACAGTTCAAATGGAAAGCCATGACTTCACATTAGGGAAACATAAATCTGATATTGTTATCTCTGGTTTAGGATTTATTAGTGTTGAATCAAATAATGCTAAAATAACAATTAAAGCTCCTAAAGGAGTAGGTGTATTCTTACGAGAAGCACTAATATAG
- a CDS encoding helix-turn-helix domain-containing protein, whose product MAIDLELAKRLKSYRNFKHLTQKEVATYLNVPHSAISDIENGKRDITVEELKIFSHLYGRSVEEIMSGKKYDYYNIANIARLLTELPDSDLKEVMFIIEYKRKRNEERQKQK is encoded by the coding sequence ATGGCAATAGATCTAGAACTTGCAAAAAGATTAAAATCATATCGTAACTTTAAACATTTAACACAAAAAGAAGTGGCAACATATTTAAATGTTCCTCATTCAGCAATCTCAGATATTGAAAACGGAAAAAGAGATATTACTGTAGAAGAATTAAAAATATTCTCTCATTTATATGGTCGTAGTGTAGAAGAAATAATGAGTGGTAAAAAATATGATTATTATAATATCGCTAATATTGCAAGATTACTAACGGAACTACCTGATTCAGACTTAAAAGAAGTTATGTTTATTATTGAATATAAACGTAAACGCAATGAAGAAAGACAAAAACAAAAATAG
- a CDS encoding metallophosphoesterase family protein → MKILVVSDSHLENEILENVIKKHPAMDAYIHCGDSSLKASDPLLKKFHVVLGNHDDDYFPLEKIISIGGKKILILHGHKHNVYTDYQMIESYMLKNDIDLCLHGHTHIPSYYKNDAITIINPGSLMINRASYGFGTYAIVTIDNNIDVQFYHHITHDECSKKVLKNGRDTMNKIKYLLIKQK, encoded by the coding sequence ATGAAAATATTAGTTGTAAGTGATTCTCATTTAGAGAATGAAATTCTAGAAAATGTGATAAAAAAACATCCTGCTATGGATGCATATATTCATTGTGGGGATTCTTCTTTAAAAGCCAGTGATCCTTTATTGAAAAAATTTCATGTTGTTTTAGGTAATCATGATGATGATTATTTTCCTTTGGAAAAAATCATTTCAATAGGTGGAAAAAAAATATTAATTTTACATGGACATAAACATAATGTTTATACTGATTATCAAATGATTGAATCTTATATGTTGAAAAATGATATTGATTTATGTTTGCATGGCCATACTCATATTCCTAGTTATTACAAAAATGATGCAATAACAATTATCAATCCAGGAAGTTTAATGATTAATCGTGCTAGTTATGGATTTGGAACCTATGCCATCGTTACCATTGACAATAATATTGATGTCCAATTTTATCACCACATAACCCATGATGAGTGTAGCAAAAAAGTGCTAAAAAATGGACGAGATACGATGAATAAAATAAAATATTTATTAATAAAACAAAAATAG
- a CDS encoding class I SAM-dependent DNA methyltransferase, whose amino-acid sequence MAYEKFAYYYDSLMDESFYDDYYTFIKENAKYNSILELACGTGELAIRFSKDNKEIYATDISKDILEVARIKANHENVNLLLARIDMVDFKIDRPVDLVLCSCDSINYVLNTKDVTQVFKNAYQSLKYNGHFIFDVNSMHKMNVTLNNYVEHNEDEDFVFDWKVSSIGIGKVKHEIYIEDKIENEKVSETHIQQSYDVDKYVKLLNKAGFKDIELFSDFGKYKEECQRVIFVCKKGR is encoded by the coding sequence ATGGCTTATGAGAAATTTGCGTATTATTATGATAGCTTAATGGATGAATCTTTTTATGATGATTATTATACATTTATAAAAGAAAATGCTAAATATAACTCTATTTTGGAACTTGCTTGTGGAACTGGAGAATTAGCGATCCGTTTTAGCAAGGATAACAAAGAAATTTATGCAACGGATATTTCTAAAGATATTTTAGAAGTAGCAAGAATAAAAGCAAATCATGAAAACGTAAATCTCTTACTTGCTAGAATTGATATGGTTGATTTTAAAATCGACAGACCTGTTGATTTGGTTTTATGTTCGTGTGATTCCATTAATTATGTCCTAAATACAAAAGATGTTACTCAAGTTTTTAAAAATGCTTATCAATCATTAAAATATAATGGTCATTTTATTTTTGATGTAAATAGTATGCACAAAATGAATGTTACATTAAATAATTATGTGGAGCATAATGAAGATGAAGATTTTGTTTTTGATTGGAAAGTATCTTCTATTGGAATAGGCAAAGTGAAACATGAAATTTATATTGAAGATAAGATTGAAAATGAGAAGGTTAGTGAAACTCATATTCAACAAAGTTATGATGTTGATAAGTATGTTAAGTTATTAAACAAGGCTGGGTTTAAGGATATTGAATTATTTAGTGATTTTGGAAAATATAAAGAGGAATGTCAAAGAGTGATCTTTGTATGTAAGAAAGGAAGATAA
- a CDS encoding nicotinate-nucleotide adenylyltransferase: MKIGILGGSFDPIHLGHIDLITYAKSALQLDRILLIPTGNNPWKEGSYATDEQRLTMLHIATRKDSDIIIETMELEDNETKNYTINTLEKLQNKYKDDTLYLIMGMDHVEKFHLWKKASKISELVNLVAFHRGGYQTYHENLDKYHFILLDKPALEISSSAIRNGDTNSLDKKVRSYIFNNGIYLDTVIASKMSKKRYEHSASMTNIAVKIAENNNVDTTKTYVAAMFHDIAKELDKTEAKKLMKKHYPEYLEKAPVLYHQWLGAYLAKKQYGIKDKEILEAICSHTTGSTTMSKLAKCIYVADKYDPYRGYDSSKEIALCISDIDAGFRQCLIDFYEYSKKENRPIDQSFYEIYKIYVTKGEENE; this comes from the coding sequence ATGAAAATTGGTATCTTAGGTGGATCATTTGATCCAATTCACTTAGGTCATATCGATTTAATTACATATGCAAAATCAGCGTTACAATTAGATCGAATATTACTTATTCCTACTGGCAATAACCCTTGGAAAGAGGGGAGTTATGCAACGGATGAACAACGTTTAACAATGCTTCATATTGCGACTCGGAAAGATAGTGATATTATCATTGAAACAATGGAATTAGAAGATAATGAAACAAAGAATTATACTATAAACACATTAGAAAAATTACAAAATAAATACAAAGATGATACTCTTTATTTAATAATGGGTATGGATCATGTTGAAAAGTTTCACTTATGGAAAAAAGCATCAAAAATTAGTGAATTAGTAAATTTAGTAGCCTTCCATCGAGGGGGATATCAAACATATCATGAAAATCTTGATAAATATCATTTTATCTTATTAGATAAACCAGCTCTTGAAATCTCAAGTAGTGCTATTCGAAATGGTGACACTAACTCTTTAGATAAAAAAGTTCGTAGCTATATTTTTAATAATGGAATTTATTTGGATACCGTGATTGCTAGTAAAATGTCTAAAAAAAGATATGAACATAGTGCATCAATGACAAATATAGCAGTGAAAATTGCTGAAAACAACAATGTTGATACAACAAAAACATATGTTGCAGCTATGTTTCATGATATTGCAAAAGAATTAGATAAAACAGAAGCAAAGAAATTAATGAAAAAGCATTATCCTGAATATCTAGAAAAAGCACCTGTTTTATACCATCAATGGTTAGGGGCTTATCTAGCAAAAAAACAGTATGGTATAAAGGATAAAGAAATTTTAGAAGCTATTTGTAGTCATACAACTGGTAGTACGACAATGTCTAAGTTAGCTAAATGTATTTATGTAGCTGATAAATATGATCCTTATCGTGGTTATGACTCAAGCAAGGAAATAGCTTTATGTATTAGTGATATTGATGCAGGATTTAGACAATGCTTGATTGATTTTTATGAATATTCTAAAAAAGAGAATAGACCAATTGATCAATCATTTTATGAAATATATAAAATATATGTAACTAAAGGAGAAGAGAATGAATAA
- a CDS encoding IS110 family RNA-guided transposase — protein MTYYVGIDIAKTTHYACVITTHGEVIHQPFPFDNSKEGFHLLLSKISSIDKEDILIGFESTAHYHQNLHSYLSTLGYHCELINPIISKQFRGLSVRNAKTDKIDAMSIAQLLSYQYNNSQGQDFLVSDLRVYCDERVRLTKQKTKLYIQLTAELDRVFPELKSFFKGNLKTNAAHNLLKRYATAKEIKEVRNEALTKLISKNSKGFNLERIKDLKSLSKNSVGFHSNAISFRIKNIILQIELLESQIEDVEANIIEMMKEIDSAILNIPGMGYIQGAYILSAIISIDRFDSPCKVLAYAGLDPIIRQSGNFNAKRTRMSKRGNATLRYALIWAAHNVAKNSTTMNTYYLKKRSEGKSHYNALGHCSKKLVNYIYFVLNNPDEKFILE, from the coding sequence ATGACTTATTACGTAGGCATTGATATTGCCAAAACAACGCATTATGCTTGTGTTATCACAACTCATGGTGAGGTGATTCACCAACCTTTTCCTTTTGATAATTCAAAAGAAGGGTTTCATTTATTACTTTCCAAAATATCTTCTATTGATAAAGAAGATATTCTAATTGGTTTTGAATCTACTGCTCATTACCATCAAAACTTACATTCTTATCTTTCTACTCTTGGATACCACTGTGAGCTTATTAATCCCATCATTTCAAAACAGTTTCGTGGTTTATCAGTTCGTAATGCTAAGACGGATAAAATTGATGCTATGTCCATTGCTCAACTTCTTTCTTATCAGTACAACAATTCACAAGGTCAAGACTTTCTTGTTTCTGACTTACGTGTATATTGTGATGAAAGAGTTCGTCTTACTAAACAAAAGACAAAACTATACATACAACTAACTGCAGAGCTAGATCGTGTGTTCCCAGAGCTTAAATCCTTCTTTAAAGGCAATTTAAAGACGAATGCAGCCCATAATTTACTAAAACGATACGCTACAGCTAAGGAAATAAAAGAAGTTCGAAATGAGGCTTTGACAAAGTTAATTTCTAAAAACAGTAAAGGCTTCAACCTCGAACGTATCAAAGACCTTAAATCGTTAAGTAAAAATAGCGTTGGCTTTCATTCAAACGCAATCTCTTTTAGAATTAAAAATATCATACTCCAAATCGAACTTCTAGAATCGCAGATAGAAGATGTAGAAGCAAACATCATTGAAATGATGAAAGAAATAGACAGTGCTATATTGAATATCCCTGGTATGGGCTATATTCAAGGTGCTTACATCTTATCTGCTATCATTAGTATAGACCGATTTGATAGTCCTTGTAAAGTACTAGCTTATGCAGGATTAGATCCAATCATAAGACAGTCTGGTAATTTTAATGCAAAGAGAACACGTATGTCTAAAAGAGGAAATGCTACACTACGTTATGCACTGATATGGGCAGCTCATAATGTGGCAAAAAATTCAACAACTATGAACACTTACTATTTAAAGAAACGCAGTGAAGGAAAATCTCATTACAATGCCTTAGGGCATTGTTCAAAGAAACTAGTAAACTATATTTACTTTGTCTTAAATAATCCTGATGAAAAATTCATCTTAGAATAA
- the rsfS gene encoding ribosome silencing factor, producing the protein MNKVELIVKALDEKMADNIEVLDMQLASPIFDTFIICTASNERLMQAIRDNVQDKLEENGIFVKKIEGMKNSKWILMDYADVIVHIFETEERKAYNLEKLWADMPRVNIEGMID; encoded by the coding sequence ATGAATAAAGTAGAATTAATAGTAAAAGCATTAGATGAAAAAATGGCAGATAATATTGAAGTATTGGATATGCAATTAGCTAGTCCTATCTTTGATACTTTTATTATATGTACAGCAAGTAATGAAAGATTAATGCAAGCAATACGTGATAACGTACAAGATAAATTAGAAGAGAATGGTATTTTTGTTAAGAAAATTGAAGGTATGAAAAACAGTAAATGGATTTTAATGGATTATGCTGATGTTATTGTACATATTTTTGAAACAGAAGAAAGAAAAGCTTATAATTTAGAAAAATTATGGGCAGATATGCCTAGAGTAAATATTGAAGGAATGATTGACTAA
- a CDS encoding 5'-methylthioadenosine/adenosylhomocysteine nucleosidase, which produces MIAIIGAMSEEVAAIREYLNDSKEIMLQNNPAWIGNVAGKEVIVLQGGIGKVNTAIVCTSLFIEYPQINIVLNIGSAGGLYTSQKVGDVVISSKVVHHDVDVRGFDYPLGQVPGSSLYFEADKALVGLAQSVLNKEELKASIGIIASGDQFIFEKQQVEMIQSNFPEALCAEMEAATVGHVCSNFNKRFIIVRSLSDVFGGEPSNIQFNEYLEIASKNSAKLCVAIIQQL; this is translated from the coding sequence ATGATTGCAATTATTGGAGCTATGAGTGAAGAAGTAGCAGCTATTAGAGAATATTTAAATGATAGTAAAGAAATAATGTTACAAAACAATCCAGCATGGATTGGGAATGTTGCTGGTAAAGAAGTAATTGTATTACAAGGTGGTATTGGAAAAGTTAATACTGCTATTGTATGTACTTCATTATTTATCGAATATCCTCAAATAAATATTGTCTTGAATATTGGTTCAGCAGGAGGATTATATACTTCTCAAAAAGTAGGAGATGTTGTTATTTCTTCTAAAGTAGTACATCATGATGTTGATGTTAGAGGATTTGATTATCCATTAGGACAAGTACCTGGAAGCTCTTTGTATTTTGAGGCAGATAAAGCACTAGTAGGACTGGCACAATCAGTTTTAAACAAAGAAGAATTAAAGGCTTCTATTGGTATTATTGCATCAGGAGACCAGTTTATTTTTGAAAAGCAACAAGTGGAAATGATACAATCTAATTTCCCTGAAGCACTATGTGCTGAAATGGAAGCTGCTACAGTAGGGCATGTATGTAGTAATTTTAACAAGAGATTTATTATTGTACGTTCATTAAGTGATGTCTTTGGTGGTGAACCTTCAAATATTCAATTCAATGAATATTTAGAGATTGCTAGTAAAAACTCAGCAAAATTGTGTGTTGCAATTATTCAACAATTATAA